The DNA region AAAAGGATAAATTATGAATGATTATAAAAAATTATTACAATATTCAGATGAAAATCAAAAAATAATAAACGATTTATATAAAAATCAAGATAATGACTATGTAAAAAAAGCACTTGAAATTTGTGGCTTTAAAGGAAGTGAGTCTGAAAAAATAGCCGTTTTAAGACGAATTGTTGATTTAAAAACAGACCCTCTTTTAACTGAACTAAAAAAGAAAAATTACAGTGAAGATAAAATTTTGAAAATACGTGATGAAATGTATGATTTTGTATCTTTAATACATGAAAACTCTCATAGAAATTTAATCTTAAAAGCAGTCGATAATAAAATTTTAAATGAATTTAACTTGGCCTTAATAAGTGGTGTTCATAAAATAGGCCTTATTTTAAACAAAATTCAAAAACAATGGCAACATATAGTAATTGATAAAAACTCTAAAATTTTTGCTTCAATGAGTAATCCATTTGAATTTATAGAAAAAAATGAACTTTATCAAAAAACCCCAAGAGGTGAAATTTGCGATAGAACTTACGGAGTTGTATTTTTTAATGAAAATAACACAAGTGCTGTTTTAAAAACATATTATGAAGCTTTTTTAGATATGCCAAAACTAATTGATGAGTTTGAAAATTTAATCCAAGCGCTATCTCTTCTTGCCATAAGTAGTGATGAAAAAGCATATATAGAATATTTTAAAAAATTAAAAATTGCATTTGCATGCACAGATAATAACGATGTTATAAAAGTTTGGAGAGATGCTGAAATGGCGTGGATGGATACAAAATCACATCTTCAAATTGGTCATCCACTTGAATATTATGAAGACTTTTACACTCATGCAGTTACCCTAGAATGGGATATAAGACTAAAAGAAGAAACTATATATGACGAAAAAGAGATAAAAAAATCGGTTAAAAATAGCTTTGATAGTGTCTATAAAAATATTGGCTCAAATAACCAAATAATGCACTCTATGGTTAATTCAAACATAGATAAAACACAACTTTATATCTCAACCCCAATGATTTATTATGGAGCTGATTTAGAAGGGCTTTTTAGTGCACAAGTTGTGCCAAATGATGAGTTTGTGAGTGTAAACTCGGGTAAAAAAATATTTGCTTTTGTAGATCATGTTTATGAAAGCATAAAAGCAAAACCTTTTATGAAGATAAATGATGAAATTTTTGAAAAAGAGTTTTTAGATTACACACGCGATATTTTATTTAACAAAAAAGAAATTTGGCGTCAAGTTTATGGAGTAAGCACTATAGGGCATGAGTTTGGGCATATTTTATTTATAGATGAAGATAGTGAAACTTTAATGAATAAAAGTGGAGTTTTTAAATTTATAGAAGAGTATAAAGCCACAACTGGTGGACTTATATCATTTTTTGATAATGAGATTGAAGAGTTAAAACTTCCAGTTTTTGCCGAACTTATAAAAAGAAGTGTTGGACTTATCTCATGGATGGAAAATGACCCTGTTAAGGCATATTATTGCGAAAGTTTAATTCATCTAACTCTTCTTTTTGAAAGTAAGGCTTTAAAATTTGATGGTAAAAAACTAAAAGTTAATTTAGAAAAATATAGTGATTTTAAAGATATTTGTATAAAAAACTATGAAAATTTAGCAAAAATCTATGATGAAAAAGAAGATGCAAATAAGTTTTTATCAAAATTTTGCGCACCTCATAAATCAAGCTATTTGCCAATTTGTAAAGATGCAAAAGAGTTTGTTATCTACTACTTTGATCTTTATAAGCAAATTGGCAACGAAGTTTCACAAACTAAAGAGTAACTTCTTCAATACTACCTTTTGAAAAGCGAGATTTTATCTCATTTATTTTTTTT from Campylobacter ureolyticus includes:
- the ciaB gene encoding invasion protein CiaB; this translates as MNDYKKLLQYSDENQKIINDLYKNQDNDYVKKALEICGFKGSESEKIAVLRRIVDLKTDPLLTELKKKNYSEDKILKIRDEMYDFVSLIHENSHRNLILKAVDNKILNEFNLALISGVHKIGLILNKIQKQWQHIVIDKNSKIFASMSNPFEFIEKNELYQKTPRGEICDRTYGVVFFNENNTSAVLKTYYEAFLDMPKLIDEFENLIQALSLLAISSDEKAYIEYFKKLKIAFACTDNNDVIKVWRDAEMAWMDTKSHLQIGHPLEYYEDFYTHAVTLEWDIRLKEETIYDEKEIKKSVKNSFDSVYKNIGSNNQIMHSMVNSNIDKTQLYISTPMIYYGADLEGLFSAQVVPNDEFVSVNSGKKIFAFVDHVYESIKAKPFMKINDEIFEKEFLDYTRDILFNKKEIWRQVYGVSTIGHEFGHILFIDEDSETLMNKSGVFKFIEEYKATTGGLISFFDNEIEELKLPVFAELIKRSVGLISWMENDPVKAYYCESLIHLTLLFESKALKFDGKKLKVNLEKYSDFKDICIKNYENLAKIYDEKEDANKFLSKFCAPHKSSYLPICKDAKEFVIYYFDLYKQIGNEVSQTKE